One genomic region from Cellulomonas fengjieae encodes:
- a CDS encoding dihydrofolate reductase family protein — protein MAKLVSTLFTSLDGVVEIDPAWHFPYFDENMGAVVDEDYTGVDVLLLGRVTYDSFAGAWPDRESAGGEDATFAAQLGDMRKLVATRGDQDLGWRNASALRGDLIEAVTALKAEPGVDKVLIPGSISVVRQLLAAGLVDELSLLVHPVAARHGERLFDEGEPIYPLALLRSAVFPTGVVHLVYAPSELPGDQTYDDITDKVPGAAES, from the coding sequence ATGGCGAAGCTCGTCTCCACCCTGTTCACCTCCCTCGACGGCGTGGTCGAGATCGACCCGGCGTGGCACTTCCCCTACTTCGACGAGAACATGGGCGCCGTGGTCGACGAGGACTACACGGGCGTCGACGTCCTGCTGCTGGGCCGGGTCACCTACGACAGCTTCGCGGGGGCCTGGCCGGACCGGGAGTCCGCGGGTGGCGAGGACGCCACCTTCGCCGCCCAGCTGGGTGACATGCGCAAGCTCGTCGCGACGCGCGGTGACCAGGACCTCGGCTGGCGGAACGCCTCCGCGTTGAGGGGCGACCTGATCGAGGCCGTGACCGCGCTGAAGGCGGAGCCGGGTGTCGACAAGGTCCTGATCCCCGGGTCCATCTCCGTCGTCCGCCAGCTGTTGGCGGCCGGGCTGGTCGACGAGCTCAGCCTCCTGGTGCACCCGGTCGCCGCCCGCCACGGCGAGCGACTGTTCGACGAGGGAGAGCCGATCTACCCGCTGGCGCTGCTGCGGTCGGCCGTCTTCCCCACCGGCGTCGTGCACCTGGTCTACGCCCCGAGCGAGCTGCCCGGCGACCAGACGTACGACGACATCACCGACAAGGTGCCGGGCGCCGCGGAGAGCTGA
- a CDS encoding ChaB family protein, translating to MPKTTRSGAARRSELPSTLQRSGEKAQRTYAHAYDAAIEQYDGDEERAHRVAFAALKHTHEKVGDSWRPKAEPGPSDPHAEQGGGSTASTAGGVDANASKTHLYDVAKELDIAGRSRMSKAELVEAITRENDRRSRQARA from the coding sequence GTGCCCAAGACGACCCGGTCCGGAGCCGCCCGGCGCAGCGAGCTGCCGAGCACGCTGCAGCGCTCCGGGGAGAAGGCGCAGCGGACGTACGCCCACGCGTACGACGCGGCGATCGAGCAGTACGACGGCGACGAGGAGCGCGCGCACCGCGTCGCGTTCGCCGCGCTGAAGCACACCCACGAGAAGGTCGGCGACAGCTGGCGCCCCAAGGCGGAGCCCGGACCGTCGGACCCACATGCCGAGCAGGGCGGCGGATCGACGGCATCGACCGCCGGCGGGGTGGACGCGAACGCGTCCAAGACGCACCTGTACGACGTCGCCAAGGAGCTCGACATCGCGGGGCGCTCGCGGATGAGCAAGGCCGAGCTGGTCGAGGCCATCACGAGGGAGAACGACCGCCGCAGCAGGCAGGCCCGGGCCTGA
- a CDS encoding DNA polymerase IV: MDPAQLADASRLRTRATVLHADADSFFAAVEQRDKPSLRGRPVLVGGTGPRGVVSTASYEARTSGARSAMSMSRARRLCPAAAVLFPRFEAYSAYSRIIMAALGTLSDLVEPLSIDEAFVDLEAGTFADDPAAAAAGVRARIRELTGLAVSIGVGRTKLVAKLASDAGKPDGLLVVEPADEDDFLLPLPVRAVPGIGPATAAALERLDVRTVADLRRQPLDILTMTVGESSGVNLFRLARGIDPRPVAPSTERKSVGAERTFAEDIFGADPIAAAIDRVTDEALRRLTAHGGGARTVVAKVRFADFTTLTRSVTLPQPSAEPAELRAAAHQAARAAGISDSVRLLGVSFHNLSAHAQLTLPWGEEEPAPVVLDNPPDLVSSLGLLTEENARPGLDVEHEELGRGWVVHVRGRQATVRFETVDTPPARSQVVDLETDPLVLVPPLTPALHA; the protein is encoded by the coding sequence GTGGATCCCGCGCAGCTGGCCGACGCCTCGCGGCTGCGCACCCGCGCGACGGTGCTGCACGCCGACGCGGACTCCTTCTTCGCGGCCGTCGAGCAGCGCGACAAGCCGTCGCTGCGCGGCCGACCGGTCCTCGTCGGCGGGACCGGGCCGCGCGGAGTCGTCTCCACCGCGTCGTACGAGGCGCGCACCTCCGGTGCGCGCTCGGCGATGTCGATGAGCCGCGCACGCCGGCTGTGCCCGGCCGCGGCCGTGCTCTTCCCCCGCTTCGAGGCGTACTCCGCGTACTCGCGGATCATCATGGCCGCGCTGGGCACCCTCTCGGACCTGGTCGAGCCGCTCAGCATCGACGAGGCGTTCGTCGACCTGGAGGCGGGCACGTTCGCCGACGACCCCGCCGCTGCGGCCGCGGGCGTGCGGGCGCGGATCCGTGAGCTCACCGGGCTGGCCGTCTCCATCGGGGTCGGACGGACCAAGCTCGTCGCCAAGCTCGCGTCCGACGCCGGCAAGCCGGACGGGCTGCTCGTCGTCGAGCCCGCCGACGAGGACGACTTCCTCCTGCCGCTGCCGGTACGGGCGGTGCCCGGCATCGGCCCCGCCACGGCCGCGGCGCTCGAGCGGCTCGACGTGCGCACCGTCGCGGACCTGCGCCGCCAGCCGCTGGACATCCTGACCATGACGGTCGGCGAGTCGTCCGGGGTCAACCTGTTCCGGCTGGCCCGCGGCATCGACCCCCGTCCCGTGGCACCGAGCACCGAGCGCAAGTCGGTGGGCGCGGAGCGCACCTTCGCCGAGGACATCTTCGGGGCCGACCCGATCGCCGCCGCCATCGACCGGGTGACCGACGAGGCGCTGCGCCGACTGACCGCGCACGGCGGCGGTGCCCGGACCGTCGTCGCCAAGGTCCGGTTCGCCGACTTCACCACACTGACCCGCTCGGTCACGCTCCCCCAGCCGAGCGCCGAGCCGGCCGAGCTGCGCGCAGCCGCCCACCAGGCCGCGCGCGCGGCCGGCATCAGCGACTCGGTCCGCCTGCTCGGCGTGTCGTTCCACAACCTGTCGGCGCACGCGCAGCTGACCCTGCCGTGGGGCGAGGAGGAGCCCGCTCCGGTGGTCCTCGACAACCCGCCGGACCTGGTCTCCTCCCTCGGGCTGCTGACGGAGGAGAACGCACGACCGGGTCTCGACGTCGAGCACGAGGAGCTCGGCCGCGGTTGGGTGGTGCACGTGCGGGGACGGCAGGCCACCGTGCGGTTCGAGACCGTCGACACGCCACCTGCGCGCTCGCAGGTGGTCGACCTCGAGACGGACCCGCTGGTGCTCGTACCGCCGTTGACCCCGGCCCTCCACGCCTGA
- a CDS encoding DUF1269 domain-containing protein, which translates to MSDDQPNDVLAVSDGAYTLFVADFADTDTAWAAYEELKSVEDRKTFDIDGVIVVKREADGKLQIQKATDHSTLRGLGWGVVGGIVLGAIFPPTIIGSAAVLGVIGAATGKAVELKHHKDLREDLQDAIPEGHSGLIALVSDPAAVHIRKALDKADAIVEKAVDKAAVDEIKAAAKQAKVDAG; encoded by the coding sequence ATGTCCGACGACCAGCCCAATGACGTCCTCGCCGTCTCCGACGGCGCATACACCCTCTTCGTGGCCGACTTCGCCGACACCGACACGGCCTGGGCCGCCTACGAGGAGCTGAAGTCGGTCGAGGACCGCAAGACGTTCGACATCGACGGCGTCATCGTGGTGAAGCGCGAAGCCGACGGCAAGCTCCAGATCCAGAAGGCGACCGACCACAGCACGCTGCGCGGGCTGGGCTGGGGAGTCGTCGGAGGCATCGTCCTGGGTGCGATCTTCCCGCCGACGATCATCGGCAGCGCCGCGGTCCTGGGTGTGATCGGCGCGGCGACGGGCAAGGCCGTCGAGCTCAAGCATCACAAGGACCTGCGCGAGGACCTCCAGGACGCCATCCCGGAGGGCCACTCCGGGCTCATCGCCCTCGTCTCCGACCCCGCCGCCGTGCACATCCGCAAGGCGCTCGACAAGGCGGACGCGATCGTGGAGAAGGCGGTCGACAAGGCGGCGGTCGACGAGATCAAGGCCGCCGCCAAGCAGGCGAAGGTGGACGCGGGCTGA
- a CDS encoding transferase, producing the protein MSTSTVGSRTPRLDIDVESLYGQVSRYAPHPLGGGLVEVTARVHDGASVHDSAYVEAGAVVGDGTSIGASSWVDAGVRVGAGVRVGRNVHLGAGTRVGDGAQISAGARIGAAVVIAPGARVATDAVVADRAVVPLGRRHPRSVSPVD; encoded by the coding sequence GTGTCCACCAGTACCGTGGGAAGCCGGACCCCTCGCCTCGACATCGACGTCGAGAGCCTCTACGGGCAGGTGTCTCGGTACGCGCCCCACCCGCTGGGTGGCGGGCTCGTCGAGGTGACCGCACGGGTGCACGACGGCGCGTCGGTGCACGACTCCGCCTACGTCGAGGCCGGCGCCGTCGTGGGCGACGGCACGTCCATCGGTGCCAGCAGCTGGGTCGACGCCGGTGTGCGGGTCGGCGCCGGCGTGCGGGTCGGGCGCAACGTGCACCTGGGGGCCGGCACCCGGGTGGGCGACGGAGCGCAGATCAGCGCCGGCGCCCGCATCGGCGCGGCCGTCGTCATCGCCCCCGGGGCCCGCGTCGCGACCGACGCGGTGGTCGCCGACCGAGCCGTCGTCCCGCTCGGTCGGCGCCACCCGCGGTCGGTCAGCCCGGTGGACTGA
- a CDS encoding aldo/keto reductase gives MTPTADRVLGSSGIQVSALGLGCWAIGGPWTMDGAQAGWSTVDDEESVRALRSALDLGVTFFDTAANYGAGHSEVVLGRALRGRRDEAVLATKFGYEVDEAERVVRTYDGDAEDGDVAGRVRADLAESLRRLGTDYVDVFQLHVGGLSIERALEVRDVLDELVVEGTIRTYGWSTDRVDAVRAFSTHPGCGVVQQGLSVLDDANPAMLALCEELDLASINRGPLGMGLLTGKFSPTTTFARDDVRASMTWHRGFVDGRPTTQWLDRLAAIRDVLTSDGRTLAQGALAWIWGRSGRTVPIPGFRTTAQVAENAGALAFGPLTGAQMAQVAQILDENAA, from the coding sequence ATGACTCCCACGGCCGATCGTGTCCTGGGCAGCTCCGGCATCCAGGTCAGCGCCCTCGGGCTCGGCTGCTGGGCGATCGGCGGCCCCTGGACGATGGACGGTGCGCAGGCCGGCTGGAGCACGGTCGACGACGAGGAGTCCGTCCGTGCCCTGCGCAGCGCCCTGGACCTCGGTGTGACCTTCTTCGACACGGCGGCCAACTACGGCGCCGGGCACAGCGAGGTCGTGCTCGGCCGGGCGCTGCGCGGCCGGCGCGACGAGGCGGTGCTCGCCACCAAGTTCGGGTACGAGGTCGACGAGGCCGAGCGCGTGGTGCGGACCTACGACGGCGACGCGGAGGACGGCGATGTGGCCGGCCGGGTGCGCGCCGACCTGGCGGAGAGCCTGCGGCGGCTGGGGACGGACTACGTCGACGTCTTCCAGCTCCACGTCGGGGGCCTGTCGATCGAGCGGGCGCTCGAGGTGCGGGACGTGCTCGACGAGCTGGTCGTCGAGGGGACGATCCGCACGTACGGCTGGAGCACCGACCGTGTCGACGCCGTGCGGGCGTTCTCCACGCACCCCGGCTGCGGTGTCGTCCAGCAGGGGCTGAGCGTGCTGGACGACGCCAACCCCGCGATGCTCGCGCTGTGCGAGGAGCTGGACCTGGCCAGCATCAACCGCGGTCCGCTGGGGATGGGCCTGCTCACCGGGAAGTTCTCGCCGACGACGACGTTCGCCCGCGACGACGTGCGCGCCTCGATGACCTGGCACCGCGGCTTCGTCGACGGTCGGCCCACGACGCAGTGGTTGGACCGGCTCGCGGCGATCCGCGACGTGCTGACCAGTGACGGACGGACCCTGGCACAGGGGGCGCTCGCGTGGATCTGGGGGCGCAGCGGGCGGACGGTGCCGATCCCTGGTTTCCGGACCACCGCGCAGGTGGCGGAGAACGCCGGTGCGCTCGCGTTCGGGCCGCTCACCGGCGCGCAGATGGCCCAGGTGGCGCAGATCCTCGACGAGAACGCCGCCTGA
- a CDS encoding AI-2E family transporter codes for MTDVNGSTGRGPASPTARRVAGARRNPSAYGSEQTAPRWLRGAAGVSWRLLVVIAMVALVFYATSQVQLLFVAVFLALVFTAVLRPVVDLLGRVLPRGLATALGILGGIVFFLGLLTYVAYSIANQWTDLAKQFSEGIDQIIDFLENGSLPFTITNEQIAEAITNGQRWVQEHAGDLASQAAAGAGSVVEVFTALALAIFCTVFFLARGREMWTWFLNQLPARTRESWKTAGGAGWYTFSGYTRGTVIIAVTDGILAFILLSILRVPLSAPLAVLVMIGAFIPLIGAPLAMVVAMIVALAANGLLAAAIVGVGIALIGQFEGHILQPLVMGKQVAIHPVVIALAVTGGTLTAGILGAVISVPLVAVCWAVFSRLHTPDPPMDEDEADDDVEPVESVAEIEDDEVVSQA; via the coding sequence ATGACCGACGTCAACGGCTCGACGGGACGCGGGCCGGCCAGCCCGACGGCACGCCGGGTCGCCGGTGCCCGACGCAACCCGAGCGCGTACGGCTCCGAGCAGACGGCACCGCGCTGGCTGCGTGGTGCCGCGGGGGTGTCGTGGCGCCTGCTCGTGGTGATCGCGATGGTCGCCCTGGTCTTCTACGCCACGTCCCAGGTGCAGCTGCTGTTCGTCGCGGTCTTCCTCGCGCTCGTCTTCACGGCCGTCCTGCGGCCCGTCGTCGACCTCCTCGGGCGCGTGCTCCCCCGCGGCCTCGCGACCGCGCTCGGCATCCTCGGCGGCATCGTCTTCTTCCTCGGCCTGCTCACGTACGTGGCGTACTCGATCGCCAACCAGTGGACCGACCTGGCCAAGCAGTTCAGCGAGGGCATCGACCAGATCATCGACTTCCTGGAGAACGGCTCACTGCCCTTCACCATCACCAACGAGCAGATCGCCGAGGCGATCACCAACGGCCAGCGGTGGGTCCAGGAGCACGCGGGAGACCTGGCCAGCCAGGCCGCCGCGGGGGCCGGGTCGGTGGTCGAGGTCTTCACCGCGCTCGCGCTCGCGATCTTCTGCACGGTGTTCTTCCTGGCACGCGGCCGTGAGATGTGGACGTGGTTCCTCAACCAGCTGCCCGCCCGCACCCGTGAGAGCTGGAAGACGGCGGGCGGTGCCGGCTGGTACACGTTCTCCGGCTACACCCGCGGCACGGTGATCATCGCGGTCACCGACGGCATCCTGGCCTTCATCCTGCTGAGCATCCTGCGGGTGCCGCTGTCGGCCCCGCTCGCGGTCCTGGTCATGATCGGTGCGTTCATCCCCCTGATCGGGGCGCCGCTGGCGATGGTCGTCGCCATGATCGTGGCGCTCGCCGCGAACGGCCTGCTCGCCGCCGCGATCGTCGGTGTCGGCATCGCCCTGATCGGCCAGTTCGAGGGGCACATCCTGCAGCCGCTGGTGATGGGCAAGCAGGTGGCGATCCACCCGGTGGTCATCGCGCTCGCCGTCACCGGGGGCACCCTGACCGCAGGCATCCTGGGCGCCGTCATCTCGGTGCCGCTCGTCGCGGTGTGCTGGGCGGTCTTCTCCCGGCTGCACACCCCCGACCCGCCGATGGACGAGGACGAGGCGGACGACGACGTCGAGCCGGTCGAGAGCGTCGCGGAGATCGAGGACGACGAGGTCGTCTCTCAGGCCTGA
- a CDS encoding error-prone DNA polymerase — protein MTESFPPRYAELHAHSAFSFLDGASQPEELAAEAARLGLGALALTDHDGLYGVVRFAQAAKAVGLPTVFGAELHLPAPDGRRHPREKTGLTPGPPVLDLPTGVPDPRASHLLVLARGPDGYRALSRAIAEAHLRTGKKGAADYRLEELAATAAGQWLVLTGCRKGAVRRALAGGDPSGVTGVTTAGVEAARTELDRLVALFGRDNVAVETTAVGDPYDADRADALAHLAADAGLPLVATGNVHYATPSDADLAAALSAVRARSSLEDLDGWLPGGPTAHLRSAVEMLALHRRHPSAVATAAGLAAECAFDLSLVAPRLPPYPVPPGHTEATWLRELVRRGALELYGPPEAERVPGAYAQLAHELTVIEDLGFPGYFLVVYDLVDFCRRNGIMAQGRGSAANSAVCYALRVTAVDAVRHGLLFERFLAPERDGPPDIDVDIESARREEVIQYVYEKHGRSHAAQVANVISYRPRSAVRDAARALGYDTGQQDAWASSIERWGSLRPAPAPAPAPPPEKPSASGRPARPHVDHAGHVPTTARDERRRTQASMWGNTWEPPSVLRAAKGVDTPGLVTADGHDVVPAVLPPSASDLDEIPEQVIDLADRFLRLPRHLGIHSGGMVMCDRPVIEVCPVEWARMPGRTVLQWDKEDCADAGLVKFDLLGLGMLTALRIGFTSVHEHEGELLDLHGLPAEDPRVYDLLSAADTVGVFQVESRAQMGTLPRLQPRTFYDIVIEVALIRPGPIQGGSVHPYIERAHGRQPVTYLHPLLEKSLAKTKGVPLFQEQLMQMAIDVADFTPAEADQLRRAMGSKRSTERMEAMRERLMSGMATHGIDAETGGQIFDKLKAFADFGFPESHAYSFAFLVYASAWLKVYHPAAFYAGLLAAQPMGFYSPQSLAADARRHGLEVLRPDVQASDVQACVERLGPTPPGGEPLLVPTPSGTGPVTAAGVRTGDGARSLAVRLGLASVRSVGEDVAQRVVDERRAHGPFTDLRQLVRRVQLSTAQLEALATAGALDCLGVTRREALWAAGALAQEGPDTLPGVSVGVSAPMLPGLSDVEIATADVWATGVSVDSYPTQFVRDGLDAAGVLRVEQAYTHEVGRRVAVAGVVTHRQRPGTAGGITFLSLEDETGLLNIICSAGLWQKFRKVARTSRALVVRGRLERSDGATNLVAEHLTPMSLKVRTASRDFR, from the coding sequence ATGACTGAGAGCTTTCCCCCGCGCTACGCCGAGCTGCACGCGCACTCGGCCTTCAGCTTCCTCGACGGTGCCAGCCAGCCCGAGGAGCTCGCGGCGGAGGCGGCCCGGCTGGGGCTGGGCGCGCTCGCGCTCACCGACCACGACGGGCTGTACGGCGTGGTGCGGTTCGCGCAGGCGGCCAAGGCGGTCGGGCTGCCGACGGTGTTCGGGGCGGAGCTGCACCTTCCCGCGCCGGACGGTCGCCGCCACCCGCGGGAGAAGACCGGGCTCACCCCAGGACCCCCGGTGCTCGACCTGCCGACGGGCGTCCCGGACCCGCGGGCCTCGCACCTGCTGGTGCTCGCGCGCGGACCCGACGGCTACCGGGCCCTGTCCCGCGCGATCGCCGAGGCGCACCTGCGGACCGGCAAGAAGGGCGCCGCGGACTATCGGCTCGAGGAGCTCGCAGCCACGGCCGCCGGGCAGTGGCTGGTGCTCACCGGCTGCCGCAAGGGGGCGGTCCGGCGCGCGCTCGCGGGCGGGGACCCGTCCGGGGTCACCGGCGTGACCACAGCGGGGGTCGAGGCGGCGCGCACCGAGCTCGACCGGCTCGTCGCGCTGTTCGGCCGGGACAACGTGGCGGTCGAGACCACGGCGGTGGGCGACCCCTACGACGCGGACCGCGCCGACGCGCTCGCGCACCTCGCGGCGGACGCCGGCCTCCCGCTCGTCGCCACGGGGAACGTGCACTACGCCACCCCGAGCGACGCCGACCTGGCCGCCGCGCTGTCCGCGGTGCGCGCCCGCTCGTCCCTGGAGGACCTGGACGGCTGGCTGCCCGGCGGTCCGACGGCGCACCTGCGGTCGGCCGTCGAGATGCTCGCGCTGCACCGTCGGCACCCGTCGGCAGTGGCGACCGCGGCGGGCCTGGCCGCCGAGTGCGCGTTCGACCTGTCCCTCGTCGCGCCCCGGCTGCCGCCCTACCCGGTGCCGCCCGGGCACACGGAGGCGACGTGGCTGCGCGAGCTGGTCCGCCGCGGCGCGCTCGAGCTCTACGGACCGCCCGAGGCAGAGCGCGTTCCGGGTGCGTACGCGCAGCTGGCGCACGAGCTGACCGTCATCGAGGACCTCGGCTTCCCGGGGTACTTCCTCGTGGTCTACGACCTGGTCGACTTCTGTCGCCGGAACGGGATCATGGCGCAGGGCCGCGGGTCGGCTGCCAACTCCGCCGTCTGCTACGCGCTGCGGGTCACGGCCGTGGACGCGGTGCGGCACGGCCTGCTGTTCGAGCGGTTCCTCGCTCCGGAGCGGGACGGGCCGCCGGACATCGACGTGGACATCGAGTCCGCGCGGCGCGAGGAGGTCATCCAGTACGTCTACGAGAAGCACGGCCGCTCGCACGCCGCCCAGGTGGCCAACGTCATCTCCTACCGGCCGCGGTCGGCCGTCCGGGACGCCGCGCGGGCGCTCGGGTACGACACCGGGCAGCAGGACGCGTGGGCGTCGTCGATCGAGCGGTGGGGGAGCCTGCGACCGGCACCCGCACCGGCACCGGCACCGCCGCCCGAGAAGCCGTCCGCGTCGGGTCGACCGGCGCGGCCGCACGTGGACCACGCCGGTCACGTGCCTACCACGGCGCGCGACGAGCGCCGGCGGACGCAGGCCTCGATGTGGGGCAACACGTGGGAGCCGCCGTCGGTGCTGCGCGCCGCGAAGGGCGTCGACACACCGGGCCTGGTCACCGCCGACGGTCACGACGTGGTCCCGGCGGTCCTGCCGCCGTCCGCCAGCGACCTCGACGAGATCCCCGAGCAGGTCATCGACCTGGCCGACCGGTTCCTGCGGCTGCCGCGGCACCTCGGCATCCACTCGGGCGGCATGGTCATGTGCGACCGGCCGGTGATCGAGGTGTGCCCGGTGGAGTGGGCGCGCATGCCGGGCCGCACGGTGCTGCAGTGGGACAAGGAGGACTGCGCGGACGCGGGGCTGGTGAAGTTCGACCTGCTGGGTCTGGGCATGCTCACCGCGCTGCGCATCGGGTTCACCTCTGTGCACGAGCACGAGGGTGAGCTGCTCGACCTGCACGGCCTGCCGGCCGAGGACCCGCGCGTCTACGACCTGCTCAGCGCCGCGGACACGGTCGGGGTGTTCCAGGTGGAGTCGCGCGCGCAGATGGGCACCCTGCCGCGCCTGCAGCCCCGCACGTTCTACGACATCGTCATCGAGGTCGCGCTCATCCGCCCCGGACCCATCCAGGGCGGCTCGGTGCACCCGTACATCGAGCGCGCGCACGGCCGCCAGCCGGTCACGTACCTGCACCCGCTGCTGGAGAAGTCGCTGGCCAAGACCAAGGGCGTGCCGCTGTTCCAGGAGCAGCTCATGCAGATGGCCATCGACGTCGCGGACTTCACCCCGGCGGAGGCCGACCAGCTGCGACGCGCGATGGGTTCCAAGCGGTCGACCGAGCGGATGGAGGCGATGCGGGAGCGGCTGATGTCCGGCATGGCCACGCACGGGATCGATGCCGAGACCGGTGGGCAGATCTTCGACAAGCTCAAGGCGTTCGCCGACTTCGGCTTCCCCGAGTCGCACGCGTACTCGTTCGCGTTCCTGGTCTACGCCAGCGCGTGGCTGAAGGTGTACCACCCTGCCGCGTTCTACGCGGGGCTCCTGGCGGCGCAGCCGATGGGCTTCTACTCCCCGCAGAGCCTGGCCGCCGACGCCCGTCGGCACGGCCTGGAGGTGCTGCGCCCGGACGTGCAGGCCTCCGACGTCCAGGCGTGCGTGGAGCGCCTCGGTCCCACGCCGCCCGGCGGGGAGCCGCTGCTGGTACCGACGCCGAGCGGGACGGGACCGGTCACCGCTGCGGGGGTGCGCACGGGGGACGGCGCCCGCTCGCTCGCGGTCCGGCTCGGCCTGGCCTCGGTGCGATCGGTGGGCGAGGACGTCGCGCAGCGGGTGGTGGACGAGCGCCGCGCCCACGGCCCGTTCACGGACCTGCGCCAGCTGGTGCGGCGGGTGCAGCTGTCCACCGCTCAGCTCGAGGCGCTCGCCACCGCGGGTGCGCTCGACTGCCTGGGGGTCACGCGCCGTGAGGCGCTGTGGGCGGCCGGCGCGCTTGCGCAGGAGGGACCGGACACGCTGCCCGGCGTCTCCGTCGGGGTGAGCGCGCCGATGCTGCCCGGGCTCAGCGACGTGGAGATCGCGACCGCGGACGTGTGGGCCACGGGCGTCTCCGTGGACTCCTACCCGACGCAGTTCGTCCGGGACGGGCTCGATGCCGCCGGGGTCCTGCGGGTCGAGCAGGCGTACACCCACGAGGTCGGGCGACGGGTCGCCGTCGCGGGCGTCGTCACCCACCGGCAGCGGCCCGGCACGGCGGGCGGGATCACCTTCCTGTCGCTCGAGGACGAGACGGGGCTGCTCAACATCATCTGCTCGGCGGGGCTGTGGCAGAAGTTCCGCAAGGTCGCCCGCACCTCGCGCGCCCTGGTGGTCCGCGGGCGGCTGGAGCGGTCGGACGGTGCCACCAACCTGGTCGCGGAGCACCTGACGCCCATGTCGCTGAAGGTCAGGACGGCGTCGCGGGACTTCCGGTGA
- a CDS encoding uracil-xanthine permease family protein, which yields MSIGWRLHGDGRTIPVGEVVAPDERLSWPRTIGIGMQHVVAMFGATFLVPLLTGFSPATTLFFSAVGTVIFLLVTRNRLPSYLGSSFAFIAPISAATASGGQSVALGGIVVVGVLLAVIGAVVHVAGTGWIDRLMPPVVTGTIVALIGLNLAPTAWGTCTQSVVDGEIVESCTNGFRAAPVTALVTLLAIILCSVLFRGILGRLSILVGVLVGYLVATLRGEVDFSGVTAADWVGFPEFVTPTFDITVLGLFVPVVLVLVAENIGHVKSVAAMTGTDMDPLAGRALFSDGIATAVAGLGGGSGTTTYAENIGVMAATKVYSTAAYWVAAATALVLSLSPKFGAVVASIPAGVLGGATTVLYGMIGILGARIWVQNRVDFSDAKNLTTAAVALVVGIANFTWAPGDLEFGGIALGTAAALGVYHLMRVLEQWRGTGHEPASPGSVPTTESLDR from the coding sequence ATGAGCATCGGATGGCGGCTGCACGGTGACGGTCGGACGATCCCCGTCGGTGAGGTCGTCGCACCCGACGAGCGCCTGAGCTGGCCGCGGACCATCGGCATCGGCATGCAGCACGTCGTGGCGATGTTCGGCGCCACGTTCCTGGTCCCGCTCCTGACGGGCTTCTCCCCGGCCACGACGCTGTTCTTCTCCGCCGTCGGCACGGTGATCTTCCTGCTCGTCACGCGCAACAGGCTGCCCAGCTACCTGGGCTCGTCGTTCGCGTTCATCGCGCCGATCAGCGCCGCGACCGCGAGCGGCGGGCAGTCCGTGGCGCTCGGCGGCATCGTCGTGGTCGGCGTGCTGCTGGCCGTGATCGGCGCGGTCGTGCACGTCGCGGGCACCGGGTGGATCGACAGGCTCATGCCGCCCGTCGTCACCGGCACCATCGTCGCGCTCATCGGGCTGAACCTCGCCCCCACCGCCTGGGGCACCTGCACGCAGAGCGTGGTCGACGGCGAGATCGTCGAGTCGTGCACCAACGGCTTCCGGGCCGCCCCCGTGACCGCGCTCGTGACGCTGCTCGCGATCATCCTGTGCTCGGTGCTCTTCCGCGGCATCCTCGGGCGCCTGTCCATCCTGGTCGGTGTGCTCGTCGGCTACCTCGTGGCCACCCTGCGCGGCGAGGTCGACTTCTCCGGCGTGACGGCCGCCGACTGGGTCGGCTTCCCCGAGTTCGTCACCCCGACCTTCGACATCACGGTCCTCGGGCTGTTCGTCCCCGTCGTGCTGGTCCTGGTCGCGGAGAACATCGGGCACGTGAAGTCCGTCGCCGCGATGACCGGGACGGACATGGACCCGCTGGCCGGGCGCGCCCTGTTCTCCGACGGCATCGCGACCGCCGTCGCCGGCCTCGGTGGCGGCTCGGGCACCACCACCTACGCCGAGAACATCGGTGTCATGGCCGCCACCAAGGTGTACTCCACCGCCGCCTACTGGGTCGCCGCCGCCACCGCGCTGGTGCTGTCCCTGTCGCCGAAGTTCGGGGCCGTCGTGGCATCGATCCCCGCCGGCGTGCTCGGCGGGGCGACCACCGTCCTGTACGGGATGATCGGCATCCTCGGCGCCCGGATCTGGGTGCAGAACAGGGTCGACTTCTCCGACGCCAAGAACCTCACGACGGCCGCCGTCGCGCTGGTCGTCGGCATCGCCAACTTCACCTGGGCGCCCGGCGATCTCGAGTTCGGCGGCATCGCGCTCGGCACCGCTGCCGCTCTCGGCGTCTACCACCTGATGCGCGTGCTGGAGCAGTGGCGCGGGACCGGCCACGAGCCCGCCTCCCCGGGGTCCGTCCCCACGACCGAGTCGCTGGACCGGTAG